A part of Criblamydia sequanensis CRIB-18 genomic DNA contains:
- a CDS encoding SET domain-containing protein-lysine N-methyltransferase, which translates to MLKENYFPEPLPYDPEFKKAREIKIAFKWDKLARRVRVKEFEKLTHVNYIDHLAFPSRKFCYELINEIKKGFDEGEIDKQAEWFGFQYRNELLQGKVADVSIRFIHDRIGFGVFADSPLKPGEFIGEYVGMILKVSRYFSSYINPYCFRYPLNKKLFNYTIDAESFANEVSFINHSKSPNAESIITLNHHLLHIVIRAIRPIETGEEITFDYGNDFLDDSLR; encoded by the coding sequence TTGTTAAAAGAGAATTATTTTCCGGAGCCTTTACCCTACGATCCTGAATTCAAAAAGGCTCGGGAAATCAAGATAGCCTTTAAATGGGATAAACTTGCACGCCGTGTAAGGGTAAAGGAATTTGAAAAGTTAACCCATGTCAATTATATCGACCATTTGGCCTTCCCGAGCCGAAAATTCTGCTACGAATTAATTAATGAGATTAAAAAAGGGTTTGACGAAGGCGAGATCGATAAGCAGGCCGAGTGGTTTGGGTTTCAGTATAGAAATGAGCTTTTGCAAGGAAAAGTCGCCGATGTTTCGATCCGTTTTATTCACGATCGCATAGGCTTTGGGGTTTTTGCGGATTCCCCTTTAAAGCCTGGGGAGTTTATAGGCGAATATGTGGGAATGATTTTGAAGGTCAGCCGCTATTTTTCCTCTTATATCAACCCCTATTGTTTTCGATATCCTTTAAATAAAAAATTATTTAACTACACAATCGATGCCGAATCTTTCGCAAATGAAGTCAGTTTTATTAATCATTCGAAGTCGCCTAATGCGGAATCCATTATCACTTTAAATCATCATCTTCTGCATATTGTCATTAGAGCCATTAGACCGATTGAAACAGGCGAAGAAATTACGTTCGATTACGGGAATGATTTTCTGGACGACTCTCTACGATAA
- a CDS encoding NAD(P)-dependent alcohol dehydrogenase, giving the protein MAKKIKGYAAKSEKSPLAPFTFERRDVLENDVQIEILFCGICHSDLHSARNEWKNTLYPIVPGHEIVGKVTAVGSKVKSFKVGDLAAVGCLVDSCRTCSYCEQSLEQYCENGFVLTYNGIDKRHGNSITYGGYSTQIIVDEKFVLHVPKKFKEKDLPGVAPLLCAGITTYSPLKHWKVGKNSKVGVVGLGGLGHMAIKLAHAMGAKVVLFTTSKNKVEDAKRLGADEVVLSKDANEMKKHLRSFDFIINTVAAAHNLDPYIELLKSDGTLCLVGAPPTPHPSPNVTNLIFGRRSLAGSLIGGLKETQEMLDFCAEHSITSDIEIIPIQKINEAYERMLKSDVKYRFVIDSASFKNEALEA; this is encoded by the coding sequence ATGGCTAAAAAAATAAAAGGTTACGCAGCAAAATCAGAAAAATCACCCCTTGCCCCCTTTACTTTTGAGAGAAGAGACGTTCTCGAAAACGATGTTCAAATAGAAATCTTGTTTTGCGGCATCTGCCATTCGGATCTACACTCTGCCCGAAATGAATGGAAAAACACTCTTTACCCTATTGTCCCGGGACATGAAATCGTCGGAAAAGTGACCGCTGTCGGCTCTAAGGTTAAATCTTTTAAGGTTGGAGACTTGGCTGCGGTTGGCTGTCTTGTGGATTCTTGCAGGACTTGCTCTTATTGCGAGCAAAGCTTAGAGCAATACTGCGAAAACGGGTTTGTTTTAACCTATAATGGCATCGATAAGCGGCATGGAAACTCGATTACTTATGGAGGTTATTCCACTCAAATTATTGTGGACGAAAAGTTTGTTCTTCATGTCCCTAAAAAATTCAAAGAGAAGGATCTTCCGGGCGTTGCCCCCTTACTTTGCGCAGGAATTACAACCTATTCACCCTTGAAGCATTGGAAAGTTGGAAAAAACTCAAAAGTCGGTGTGGTGGGTCTTGGCGGTCTTGGCCATATGGCTATTAAATTGGCTCATGCCATGGGCGCAAAAGTCGTTCTTTTTACTACTTCAAAAAATAAAGTTGAGGATGCCAAACGACTTGGAGCTGATGAAGTGGTTCTCTCAAAAGATGCGAACGAAATGAAAAAACATCTTAGATCCTTTGATTTTATTATAAATACAGTTGCCGCAGCCCACAATCTCGACCCGTATATCGAGCTTTTAAAAAGCGATGGAACGCTATGTCTTGTGGGCGCCCCGCCTACTCCTCACCCTTCTCCTAATGTCACTAATTTGATTTTCGGAAGAAGAAGCCTTGCCGGATCTTTAATCGGAGGTTTAAAAGAGACGCAAGAAATGCTCGACTTTTGCGCCGAGCATAGCATCACTTCCGACATTGAAATCATTCCCATCCAGAAAATTAACGAAGCGTATGAACGTATGCTGAAAAGCGATGTAAAGTACCGTTTTGTGATTGATAGCGCCTCTTTCAAAAATGAGGCCCTAGAGGCCTAA
- the tpx gene encoding thiol peroxidase produces MTLTFKGKTIHLKGKPLEVGQKAPDFNLTQADLSEISLADLGPVAKVLNIVPSLDTNVCSTSAKKFNDKLKGKEVLLVNISMDLPFAQDRFCKASGIENGKTLSAFRSSFGEDYGVLMQDGPLANLLSRVVVLLDKNNKVLYIEKVPEITHEPNYDAALKALGL; encoded by the coding sequence ATGACATTAACATTTAAAGGTAAAACGATTCATCTTAAAGGAAAGCCCTTGGAAGTGGGTCAAAAAGCGCCTGATTTTAATCTGACTCAAGCGGACTTAAGCGAAATTTCCCTTGCGGATTTAGGTCCTGTCGCTAAAGTTCTTAATATTGTTCCAAGCTTGGATACCAATGTTTGCAGCACCTCTGCCAAAAAATTTAATGACAAACTTAAAGGAAAAGAAGTTCTTCTTGTAAACATCTCAATGGATCTTCCTTTTGCTCAAGATCGCTTTTGCAAAGCCTCCGGAATTGAGAATGGAAAAACCTTATCGGCTTTTAGAAGCTCTTTTGGGGAAGATTACGGCGTCCTCATGCAAGACGGTCCTTTAGCGAACCTCCTGTCGAGGGTAGTCGTATTGCTTGATAAAAACAATAAAGTCTTGTACATCGAAAAGGTCCCTGAAATTACACATGAACCCAATTACGACGCTGCTCTAAAAGCATTAGGCCTCTAG
- a CDS encoding inositol monophosphatase family protein → MNINLEKALAIAEKASMEGGKILLNHFGKLENVREKSIQGDLVTEADNASEYAITTIIKKHFPSHPIIGEEGGLIPSKDTDYLWAIDPLDGTTNYTHQMPVFAISIGLLYKMEPVVGLVYNPITNELFKAIKEKGAYLNDRQLFVTKTETLSKSLLATGFAYDRRDTKDNNYLEFCYLTSITHGVRRGGSAALDLAFVAAGRYDGFWERGLKIWDIAAGALLVKEAFGSLSSYENGPIDLETGRILATNGLLHNELSETLIRVRQEYPPILFR, encoded by the coding sequence ATGAATATCAATTTAGAAAAAGCCCTTGCAATTGCTGAAAAGGCCTCGATGGAAGGCGGTAAAATTCTTCTCAACCATTTTGGAAAACTTGAAAATGTTAGAGAAAAAAGCATTCAGGGAGATCTTGTTACAGAAGCTGATAACGCTTCGGAATATGCTATAACAACAATCATTAAAAAACATTTCCCCTCTCATCCTATCATCGGCGAAGAAGGCGGTTTAATTCCATCGAAAGATACGGATTACCTTTGGGCCATCGACCCTTTGGATGGGACGACAAACTACACCCATCAAATGCCTGTTTTTGCCATATCAATCGGGCTTCTTTATAAGATGGAGCCGGTTGTAGGCCTTGTCTATAACCCCATTACAAACGAATTATTCAAAGCTATAAAAGAAAAAGGGGCTTACTTAAATGATAGGCAGCTTTTTGTAACCAAAACAGAAACCCTTTCGAAAAGTCTTCTTGCCACCGGGTTTGCTTATGATAGACGTGACACAAAAGATAATAATTACTTAGAATTTTGCTATTTAACGAGCATCACTCATGGTGTCCGAAGAGGTGGCTCAGCGGCTTTAGACTTGGCTTTTGTTGCAGCAGGAAGGTATGACGGCTTTTGGGAAAGGGGTCTTAAAATTTGGGATATAGCAGCCGGCGCTCTTCTTGTTAAGGAAGCCTTTGGCTCCTTGTCTTCTTATGAAAATGGTCCGATAGATCTTGAAACCGGAAGAATCTTGGCAACTAACGGGCTCCTTCATAATGAGCTCTCAGAAACTTTAATCCGTGTTCGCCAAGAATACCCTCCTATCCTATTTAGATAG
- a CDS encoding Na+/H+ antiporter NhaC family protein → MSGLSLIPPVVVFIVGFWTKKIRLALFLGVLTAAFIASGFAPIDSLILTFGRIFENSQVTNLFSLEKLTSSSNLLIMLFVLSLGVLIEMIRLSDSANAFVSFAEKSVKSKKSAETGSLIMSHCLSMDDYLSSLTVGSVLRPLTDRFKIPRIKLAFLTDSMAAPLTMLTPISSWAAAILGFLTENGVGYLEDKNTLVLASPYSLYLNILPYVFYSIALVIAVWVIVRKELSFGLMNEHEALAQTTGDLLGGKKLDFSIAKGAHLGGRESRLLDFFIPIGSLLFSMPLFLLYCGGFFLMGGQNDFLVALREAPISLVLFLSGMTSLIASSLYFRLSQKFYAKDLLKVYRSGIWLMLPVNAILLLAWTMGGLLRQDLQTGQWIASLIVDSVPLVLLPLILFWNATIISLSLGSSWATAAILFPIAIPMVMGLERAAIPSTIEELPILLPVFGAILSGAVCGDHISLISDTTIMATSSSGSDLWDHVKSQGFYALPIFAGSSFAFLAAGFLSVSFSPLQTLLVSMGVAISISLSLLFLMHYLNCKKGEEALVLNETE, encoded by the coding sequence ATGTCCGGATTATCCTTAATACCGCCCGTTGTTGTTTTTATTGTTGGTTTTTGGACAAAAAAAATCCGTCTTGCCCTTTTTTTAGGGGTTTTAACCGCTGCTTTTATCGCCTCGGGCTTTGCTCCAATTGACTCTCTAATTTTAACTTTCGGACGTATTTTCGAAAATTCCCAGGTCACGAACCTATTTTCATTAGAGAAGCTCACCTCTTCAAGCAATCTTCTTATTATGCTCTTTGTTTTGTCCTTGGGCGTATTAATTGAAATGATTCGGCTATCCGATTCGGCAAACGCCTTCGTTTCTTTTGCTGAAAAATCGGTTAAAAGCAAGAAATCTGCAGAGACAGGTTCTCTTATCATGTCTCATTGCCTTTCAATGGATGATTATTTAAGCAGCCTAACCGTTGGTTCTGTCTTAAGGCCGCTCACTGACCGCTTTAAAATCCCAAGAATCAAACTTGCTTTTTTAACCGACTCTATGGCGGCTCCTTTAACCATGCTTACTCCAATTTCAAGCTGGGCGGCTGCAATTTTAGGATTTTTAACAGAAAATGGCGTGGGCTATCTTGAAGATAAAAACACCCTTGTTTTAGCAAGCCCTTACTCTCTTTATTTAAATATTCTGCCCTATGTCTTTTACTCAATAGCGCTTGTTATCGCCGTTTGGGTTATTGTCAGGAAAGAGCTCAGCTTCGGGTTAATGAATGAGCATGAAGCGCTTGCACAAACGACAGGAGACTTGCTTGGCGGCAAAAAACTTGATTTTTCAATCGCGAAAGGCGCTCACTTGGGCGGGCGGGAATCCAGGCTTTTAGACTTTTTCATTCCTATTGGCTCCCTGCTTTTTTCAATGCCTCTTTTTCTTCTTTATTGCGGCGGTTTCTTTTTAATGGGCGGCCAAAATGACTTTCTTGTCGCCTTAAGAGAGGCCCCTATTTCGCTCGTATTATTTTTATCCGGCATGACCTCTCTTATCGCTTCCTCCCTCTACTTTAGGTTGAGCCAAAAATTTTATGCAAAGGACCTCTTAAAAGTATATCGAAGCGGCATTTGGTTAATGCTTCCTGTCAACGCGATTCTTTTACTTGCCTGGACTATGGGGGGCTTGCTTAGGCAAGACTTGCAAACAGGCCAATGGATCGCTTCGTTAATTGTGGATTCGGTCCCTCTTGTTCTATTACCGCTTATCCTCTTCTGGAACGCCACGATTATTTCCTTGTCTCTTGGCAGTTCTTGGGCAACAGCCGCCATCCTCTTCCCGATTGCCATTCCTATGGTTATGGGCCTTGAAAGAGCAGCTATTCCCTCTACTATCGAGGAATTGCCGATCCTTCTTCCTGTTTTTGGCGCCATCCTATCAGGGGCTGTTTGCGGAGACCATATCTCCTTAATATCGGACACCACCATTATGGCAACTTCAAGTTCAGGATCGGATTTATGGGATCACGTGAAATCCCAAGGGTTTTATGCGCTGCCCATATTTGCCGGAAGCTCTTTCGCTTTTCTTGCAGCCGGGTTTTTAAGCGTCTCGTTTTCGCCTCTTCAAACGCTTCTTGTCTCTATGGGAGTCGCCATTTCAATCAGCCTATCCCTACTCTTCCTCATGCATTATTTAAACTGCAAAAAGGGTGAAGAAGCGTTGGTTTTGAATGAAACGGAATAA
- a CDS encoding LicD family protein has translation MTFTKKSLSLFLTIFSICSPLPSFSNNEPFETEKSLPHVPKEEVGKMYDLLLKTLPILEEKGVCVFAMCGTLLGAVRHGSIIPWDDDLDFGILEEEEDLLLSLQEELYEKGLILASFGGGYKIFSKEGDAIQRPDNKGFYPWKFPFIDFFVMKEEEGLIIHKNKTLRQRLTNEWFQVKDIKENLKKLPFGPLTIPAPNRWMAYLNRNYGHDWNTIAYKDYDHKNEQKMQKKIVRLVDFEPAEYELP, from the coding sequence ATGACTTTCACGAAAAAAAGCCTTTCCCTCTTTTTAACTATTTTTTCAATCTGCTCGCCTCTTCCTTCGTTTTCTAACAATGAACCCTTTGAAACCGAAAAAAGTCTTCCTCATGTCCCTAAAGAAGAGGTGGGGAAAATGTATGATTTACTTCTAAAAACTTTGCCCATCCTGGAAGAAAAAGGGGTTTGTGTCTTTGCTATGTGCGGAACGCTTCTTGGGGCAGTAAGGCATGGTTCTATTATTCCATGGGATGATGACCTTGACTTTGGGATTTTAGAAGAAGAAGAGGACCTTCTTTTGAGCTTGCAGGAAGAACTCTACGAAAAAGGTCTGATCCTTGCTTCTTTTGGTGGAGGGTATAAAATTTTTTCAAAAGAAGGAGATGCTATTCAAAGACCCGATAATAAAGGGTTCTATCCTTGGAAATTCCCTTTTATCGATTTTTTTGTGATGAAAGAAGAAGAGGGTCTTATCATTCATAAGAATAAGACCCTAAGGCAAAGATTAACTAATGAGTGGTTTCAAGTTAAAGATATCAAGGAAAATTTAAAAAAACTGCCTTTCGGCCCTTTAACTATCCCTGCCCCGAATCGATGGATGGCCTATCTTAATCGAAACTATGGTCATGACTGGAATACCATCGCCTATAAAGATTACGATCATAAAAATGAGCAAAAGATGCAAAAAAAGATCGTAAGGCTAGTCGATTTTGAACCGGCAGAGTATGAGCTTCCATAA
- a CDS encoding MBL fold metallo-hydrolase, producing the protein MLIWKQAIPGIALNSYLIGDESQKTCVVIDPSLDFQPLVEKAKEWNFEIKKILETHIHADFISGASSLKSALNGKAEIYSSGENENSNNYADVFVKDGDQFSIGSLRFKALFTPGHTPEHLSWLLFDEKKSKEFPQILFSGDFLFPGSLGRPDLLGDEAIGDLSRQLYESSFVKLQDLPDNLFIYPAHGAGSSCAKSIKGNETTLGEERKNNPYLKKKPFQEWFNYLLMDMPKPPQYFFRVKKINAEKNPYNLKPAQIVHLSPKEAYQQIAKKNALVLDVRNKEAFSKKHVKNSLFIGKNSPQFLTYAGLLIEANQPLILLAENEKDAEDAFKKLQLIGIDQILGAVEGGISSWEEEGLPINHLELLDPASLKPKLEDESTTVLDVRSLPEWNQKHIEKAKFFPITEFSKDQTLEEKPYITVCQSGYRAAIIASLLLQQGHKNISSLQGGMDALNL; encoded by the coding sequence ATGCTCATTTGGAAGCAAGCCATCCCGGGAATTGCGCTTAATAGTTATCTTATCGGCGACGAAAGTCAAAAAACTTGCGTTGTAATCGATCCCTCCCTTGACTTTCAACCGCTTGTTGAAAAAGCAAAAGAATGGAATTTTGAAATAAAAAAAATCCTGGAAACTCATATTCACGCCGATTTTATTTCGGGGGCTTCCTCTTTAAAATCTGCATTAAACGGAAAAGCTGAAATCTACTCTTCAGGAGAGAATGAAAATAGCAATAATTACGCAGATGTCTTTGTCAAAGACGGGGATCAATTTTCCATTGGTTCCTTACGATTTAAGGCGCTTTTTACCCCGGGGCATACACCGGAACATCTATCCTGGCTTCTTTTCGATGAAAAAAAATCTAAAGAGTTCCCTCAAATTTTATTTTCAGGTGATTTTTTATTCCCGGGATCTCTTGGCAGACCCGATTTATTAGGAGATGAAGCTATAGGTGATTTAAGCCGGCAATTATATGAGAGCAGTTTTGTTAAGCTTCAAGATCTTCCCGACAACCTTTTTATTTATCCTGCCCATGGCGCCGGTTCTTCCTGCGCAAAATCAATTAAAGGTAATGAGACAACACTTGGCGAAGAAAGAAAAAATAACCCTTATTTAAAGAAAAAACCCTTTCAGGAATGGTTTAACTACTTACTAATGGATATGCCAAAACCTCCTCAATATTTTTTTAGAGTAAAAAAAATTAATGCCGAAAAAAACCCTTACAACTTAAAGCCGGCTCAAATAGTGCATCTCTCTCCAAAGGAAGCCTATCAGCAAATAGCAAAAAAGAACGCTTTAGTCTTAGATGTAAGAAATAAAGAGGCGTTTAGCAAAAAACACGTTAAAAACTCCCTTTTTATCGGAAAAAATTCCCCTCAATTCTTAACTTACGCAGGCTTGCTTATAGAGGCGAATCAGCCCCTTATCCTCCTTGCTGAAAATGAGAAGGACGCTGAGGATGCGTTTAAAAAACTTCAACTTATCGGTATAGATCAAATTTTAGGAGCCGTTGAAGGGGGGATTTCCTCTTGGGAAGAAGAAGGGCTTCCAATAAATCATTTAGAACTCCTCGATCCGGCCTCTCTTAAGCCCAAACTAGAAGATGAGAGTACAACGGTTTTAGATGTCCGATCTTTACCTGAATGGAATCAAAAGCATATAGAAAAAGCCAAGTTTTTCCCAATAACTGAATTTTCAAAGGATCAAACTCTTGAGGAAAAACCCTACATCACCGTATGCCAATCCGGCTATCGAGCTGCCATAATCGCATCCCTTCTATTACAGCAAGGCCATAAGAATATCTCGTCTCTACAAGGGGGAATGGACGCCTTGAATCTTTAG
- the uvrB gene encoding excinuclease ABC subunit UvrB produces MFRLKTDYMPKGDQPRAIEQLTDGVLSGAPSQVLLGVTGSGKTFTMANIIVNVQRPTLILAHNKTLAAQLYQEFKGFFPDNAVEYFVSYYDYYQPEAYIPRTDTYIEKDLSINDRIDKMRLSATRSLLERSDVIIVASVSCIYGLGSPEYYKGMNLTLAVNEKRRRDDILMHLVEMQYKRNDYDFARSTFRVRGDVLDIFPAYEDELAYRIEFFGDEIERIFEIDPLTGRPRRTLNSITIYPGSHHVTPEEVRIDAMETIKEEMKERIKWFEERNLLIEAQRIDQRTRHDLEMIKEIGFCKGIENYSRHFSKRNPGDPPPCLIDYFPSDYLLFIDESHQTVPQLHAMYNGDRARKQALVDYGFRLPSAYDNRPLKFDETYKRFHQVVYVSATPAAFEVKEAGGVVVEQIIRPTGLLDPEITIRKASDQIDDCLEEIRKEVGEGGRVLVTTLTKRLSEELTNYLLELGIKAKYLHSDIDTLERMQIINELRQGNFDVLVGINLLREGLDIPEVTLVAILDADKEGFLRSETSLVQTCGRAARNSLGRVVMYADKMTDSIKAALAITERRREIQRTYNSRNNITPTTVKRHISPLVEEVEELAELETKKATKQESLLSLDDIQKKQRECELKMKEAAKNMEFEEAAKWRDLMRKYQQMELLLSGQSG; encoded by the coding sequence ATGTTCAGATTAAAAACAGACTACATGCCTAAGGGCGATCAACCAAGAGCCATTGAACAGTTGACAGACGGGGTCTTATCAGGGGCTCCTTCTCAAGTTTTGCTTGGTGTCACAGGATCTGGCAAAACTTTTACTATGGCCAATATCATTGTCAATGTTCAAAGGCCGACTCTTATTTTAGCTCATAATAAAACATTAGCCGCCCAGCTCTATCAAGAGTTTAAGGGTTTTTTCCCCGATAACGCGGTTGAATATTTTGTTTCCTACTATGACTACTATCAGCCGGAAGCTTATATCCCAAGAACAGACACTTATATAGAAAAAGACCTTTCGATCAATGACCGCATCGACAAAATGCGGCTTTCAGCGACAAGGTCTCTTTTAGAGCGAAGCGATGTTATTATCGTGGCTTCTGTTTCTTGCATCTATGGCCTTGGCTCACCTGAATACTACAAGGGTATGAATTTGACTCTCGCAGTCAATGAAAAAAGAAGACGGGATGACATCCTCATGCATCTTGTTGAAATGCAATATAAGCGTAACGACTATGACTTTGCGAGATCAACTTTTCGAGTTAGAGGAGATGTCTTAGACATTTTTCCGGCTTATGAGGATGAACTAGCCTATAGGATTGAATTTTTCGGGGATGAAATTGAGAGGATTTTTGAAATCGATCCCTTGACAGGTAGGCCAAGACGCACTCTCAATAGCATCACCATTTATCCGGGATCCCACCACGTTACACCTGAAGAGGTTCGTATCGATGCTATGGAAACCATAAAAGAGGAGATGAAAGAGCGTATAAAATGGTTTGAGGAGCGGAACCTTTTGATTGAAGCTCAAAGAATCGATCAAAGGACAAGACATGATCTTGAAATGATAAAAGAAATAGGTTTTTGTAAAGGAATTGAAAATTATTCGCGCCATTTCAGTAAACGAAATCCCGGGGATCCGCCTCCATGCCTTATCGATTATTTCCCTTCCGATTACTTGCTCTTTATTGATGAATCGCATCAAACGGTTCCTCAGCTTCACGCAATGTATAATGGAGATAGGGCAAGGAAGCAAGCGCTTGTCGATTATGGCTTTAGACTACCCTCAGCTTATGATAACAGGCCCCTAAAATTCGATGAAACGTACAAAAGGTTTCATCAAGTGGTCTATGTCTCGGCAACGCCGGCCGCTTTTGAAGTTAAAGAAGCAGGCGGTGTGGTTGTAGAGCAGATTATTCGACCGACAGGGCTTTTAGACCCTGAAATCACAATTAGAAAAGCAAGCGATCAAATCGATGACTGTCTTGAGGAGATACGAAAAGAAGTAGGAGAGGGAGGTAGAGTCCTTGTCACCACATTAACAAAAAGACTCTCTGAAGAATTAACCAATTACTTGCTTGAACTTGGCATCAAAGCTAAGTATTTGCATTCAGATATCGACACTCTTGAGAGAATGCAGATTATTAATGAGCTTCGTCAAGGAAATTTCGATGTTCTTGTCGGGATCAACCTTTTAAGAGAAGGGCTTGATATCCCGGAAGTGACCTTGGTAGCCATCTTGGATGCTGATAAAGAAGGTTTTTTGAGAAGCGAAACCTCCCTTGTTCAAACTTGCGGAAGAGCTGCAAGAAATAGTTTGGGAAGGGTTGTGATGTATGCCGATAAAATGACTGATTCGATAAAGGCGGCTCTTGCTATCACAGAAAGAAGAAGAGAGATTCAAAGAACTTACAACTCAAGAAATAACATCACGCCGACCACTGTAAAAAGACATATTAGTCCGCTAGTTGAGGAAGTTGAAGAATTAGCTGAATTAGAGACTAAAAAAGCCACAAAACAAGAATCGCTATTATCTCTTGATGATATTCAAAAAAAGCAGCGTGAGTGCGAATTAAAGATGAAAGAGGCTGCTAAAAACATGGAATTTGAAGAGGCCGCAAAATGGCGCGACCTCATGCGTAAGTATCAGCAAATGGAACTTTTACTTTCCGGCCAAAGCGGGTAG
- a CDS encoding adenosine kinase: MLSNLLNLIFSLFIFSSFNLNANETKHVIAIGAPTIDFLLDVDESFLDSIKGEKGGCEVVDWPTFKSIVHENRSFLRRYATGGSSANTIKGLASLGLEASFFGRIGNDDLGEFFFNRLLEIGVTPELIRTEKPTQQVACLITPDCQRTMRCFLGATLEFSDHDIIPEIFEGKHLVHIEGYALRHEGLVKKAFSLAKEKGLKTSFDLGAHELAREYKDSLMKEILPSVDVLFANQDEAFALTGLDPKEACEELQKMVDTVVILIGKDGCFVGSKGTTSHFGTTPAEMVDSTGAGDLFASGFIYGYLKGLSHQESAQIGNLLGGAVVEEVGAEISDERWERLLHKIRSLESLPALAGK, encoded by the coding sequence ATGCTCTCAAATTTATTGAATCTAATTTTTTCTTTATTCATTTTTTCAAGTTTTAATCTTAATGCCAATGAAACAAAACATGTGATCGCAATTGGCGCACCGACCATCGACTTTCTTCTCGATGTAGATGAATCATTCCTGGATTCTATTAAAGGGGAAAAGGGCGGCTGCGAAGTTGTTGATTGGCCGACTTTTAAAAGCATCGTGCATGAAAATAGAAGTTTTTTAAGAAGATATGCCACAGGAGGCAGCAGTGCGAACACAATCAAAGGGCTTGCAAGCTTAGGTCTCGAAGCCTCCTTTTTTGGCCGCATCGGAAACGATGATCTAGGTGAATTTTTTTTCAATCGTCTTTTAGAAATTGGGGTCACACCGGAACTGATCAGAACAGAAAAACCGACTCAACAAGTCGCTTGCCTTATCACACCGGATTGTCAAAGAACCATGCGCTGCTTTCTTGGCGCCACCCTTGAATTTTCAGACCATGATATTATTCCGGAAATTTTTGAGGGAAAGCATTTAGTTCATATCGAAGGATATGCGTTAAGACACGAGGGTCTTGTCAAAAAAGCTTTTAGCTTAGCAAAAGAAAAGGGGTTAAAAACTTCTTTCGATCTTGGGGCCCATGAGCTTGCCCGTGAATATAAAGATAGTCTTATGAAAGAAATTTTGCCTAGTGTGGATGTCTTATTTGCAAACCAAGATGAAGCTTTTGCGCTAACAGGCCTTGATCCCAAAGAAGCCTGCGAGGAATTGCAAAAAATGGTAGATACGGTTGTCATTCTTATTGGAAAAGACGGTTGCTTTGTCGGATCAAAGGGAACCACCTCTCATTTTGGAACAACGCCTGCTGAAATGGTCGATTCAACAGGGGCCGGAGACTTATTCGCAAGCGGTTTTATCTATGGGTATTTAAAGGGTTTAAGTCATCAGGAATCCGCACAAATAGGCAATCTTCTCGGCGGGGCTGTCGTTGAAGAAGTCGGCGCTGAAATATCCGATGAGCGGTGGGAGAGGCTTTTACATAAAATTCGCTCTCTCGAATCTCTACCCGCTTTGGCCGGAAAGTAA
- a CDS encoding O-methyltransferase: protein MKGFIGVIEDRNKEIKEYISEYFSDEDEALSNAKKSSHEASLPKIAISENTGKFLYLLAKLKNPHRLLEIGTLGGYSTLWLAKACPEAKITTLEINHEHAEVARQNFIKAGVNHKIDLIVGDGHEILKRFISQNEAPFDLIFLDAEKEGYIDYLEDILQLSKPGTLLITDNLIPRGNPINKPHDYDFKAIKTYEYNKILSEHKGMETILVPTLNGEDSRIDALGISLIL, encoded by the coding sequence TTGAAAGGATTTATCGGGGTGATTGAGGATAGAAATAAAGAAATAAAGGAATATATTTCAGAATACTTTAGCGATGAAGATGAAGCTCTATCTAATGCTAAAAAAAGTTCCCATGAAGCCTCATTGCCAAAAATTGCTATCTCAGAGAATACGGGCAAATTTCTTTACTTGCTTGCTAAACTCAAAAATCCTCATCGGTTATTAGAGATTGGAACTCTTGGCGGCTATAGCACTCTTTGGCTTGCCAAAGCTTGCCCGGAAGCTAAAATCACTACCTTAGAGATAAATCATGAGCACGCGGAAGTAGCCAGGCAAAATTTTATAAAAGCAGGGGTGAATCACAAAATCGATTTAATTGTAGGCGACGGCCATGAAATTTTAAAACGTTTTATAAGTCAAAATGAAGCTCCTTTTGATTTAATTTTTCTAGATGCCGAAAAAGAAGGTTACATTGATTATCTTGAGGATATTCTTCAACTATCGAAGCCCGGAACCCTTTTAATTACAGATAATTTAATTCCTAGAGGCAATCCCATTAATAAGCCTCATGATTACGATTTTAAAGCGATTAAAACTTACGAGTACAATAAGATTCTCTCAGAACATAAGGGTATGGAAACCATATTGGTTCCAACCTTAAATGGGGAAGATAGCCGTATAGATGCCCTTGGCATCTCCCTTATCTTGTGA